The following coding sequences are from one Saccopteryx bilineata isolate mSacBil1 chromosome 3, mSacBil1_pri_phased_curated, whole genome shotgun sequence window:
- the DDI2 gene encoding protein DDI1 homolog 2 isoform X2, which yields MLLANPHELSLLKERNPPLADALLSGDLEKFSRVLVEQQQDRARREQERIRLFSADPFDLEAQAKIEEDIRQQNIEENMTIAMEEAPESFGQVVMLYINCKVNGHPVKAFVDSGAQMTIMSQACAERCNIMRLVDRRWAGIAKGVGTQKIIGRVHLAQVQIEGDFLACSFSILEEQPMDMLLGLDMLKRHQCSIDLKKNVLVIGTTGSQTTFLPEGELPECARLAYGAGREEVRPEEIADQELAEALQKSVQDAEKSGEETTSLGMPSLPTSDGFDHLARPSGQSPEIGNPVGLAHSVSASVCPIKPSDPDSIEPQAVKALNTSSGFQITSEKKEHLSRLGVSGCASPVDSAPADQTALPLQNSPEEAPAMDNPETSPAEGCTQGLRSCLHTRQGGSVTASGMQEPQRFLGGKGRHPGCQSLSQVNGLQQHKEPGNEQHEVVQQNVPHDQEHLCNTGDLELLGDRQQNQLQSVHVEATMKGEGPQQNMDLSGTQRSSLPSGCFDSSNSETLMEIDTVEQSLIAVLNSADGPNASAESAGASDLTPDNPPMEVEPSKCGPSSEMSRNYISTQNLQLPESNVEMSGTNRDCGNYSPSLSVCGSCQPPVESAEESCSSLTAALKELHGLLVISSKPASENTSEEVSCQSEIITEVLSERWIQSEHLTATQNEQCSQVSFHEASSVSLKTEILTATSAGTGIEAVEKINFKGPGDGLLTDKEGVPKSKESVNESNSVILASAKMSDQSHCTLGVEVSPKLVAGEEDALTQTSEQTKSVSDFILVKDLGQGTQHPVTDRPESREDSCPEAAGPLLEFEPPASYPSSPSTLPPLMFPAADIDRILRAGFTLQEALAALQQAGGNADLALLLLLAKNIVVPT from the exons ATGCTGCTGGCCAACCCCCATGAGCTGTCCTTGCTGAAGGAGCGCAACCCTCCGCTGGCGGATGCTTTGCTCAGTGGAGACCTTG AGAAATTTTCTAGGGTCCTGGTGGAGCAGCAGCAGGACCGAGCGcggagagagcaagaaaggatTCGTCTCTTTTCTGCTGACCCTTTTGATCTTGAAGCTCAGGCCAAAATAGAAGAAGATATAAG GCAACAGAACATTGAGGAAAACATGACGATAGCTATGGAAGAAGCTCCGGAAAGTTTTGGCCAAGTAGTGATGCTTTATATTAACTGCAAAGTGAATGGACATCCTGTGAAAGCCTTTGTTGACTCAG GTGCCCAGATGACTATTATGAGCCAAGCTTGTGCAGAAAGGTGTAATATAATGAGGCTGGTGGATCGTCGGTGGGCAGGAATCGCCAAAGGAGTGGGCACCCAGAAGATTATTGGAAGGGTACATCTAG CTCAGGTTCAGATTGAAGGTGATTTCCTGGCCTGTTCCTTCTCTATACTTGAGGAGCAGCCCATGGACATGCTTCTGGGACTGGACATGCTGAAACGACATCAG TGTTCCATTGACCTCAAGAAAAATGTCCTCGTGATTGGCACCACGGGCTCACAGACCACCTTCCTTCCCGAGGGAGAGCTACCAGAGTGTGCCCGGCTGGCGTATGGGGCTGGGCGAGAAGAGGTGCGGCCAGAGGAGATCGCGGACCAGGAATTAGCAGAAGCGCTTCAAAAATCTGTACAGGATGCAG AGAAAAGTGGTGAAGAAACTACCTCACTGGGAATGCCATCGTTACCAACTTCAGATGGATTTGACCATCTGGCCCGTCCTTCAGGACAGAGTCCTGAGATTGGTAATCCTGTGGGCCTGGCTCACTCTGTCTCGGCTTCAGTCTGCCCTATCAAGCCCAGTGACCCAGACAGCATCGAACCTCAAGCTGTGAAGGCTTTGAATACTTCCTCTGGATTCCAGATAACCTCTGAAAAGAAAGAACATCTTTCCCGACTGGGTGTTTCTGGCTGTGCCTCTCCAGTGGACAGTGCTCCAGCAGACCAGACGGCGCTGCCTTTGCAGAACTCACCCGAGGAAGCCCCAGCTATGGATAACCCAGAGACATCTCCTGCTGAAGGatgcacccagggcctcagatCCTGTCTCCACACAAGACAGGGAGGTTCTGTCACAGCCTCTGGGATGCAAGAACCACAGAGGTTTCTAGGTGGAAAGGGTCGGCATCCAGGATGTCAGAGTCTGAGTCAAGTGAATGGCCTTCAGCAGCACAAGGAACCAGGGAATGAACAGCATGAAGTTGTACAACAGAATGTGCCACATGACCAAGAACATCTTTGTAACACCGGGGACCTTGAACTTCTTGGAGACAGGCAGCAGAATCAGCTACAAAGTGTTCATGTGGAAGCTACAATGAAAGGAGAGGGGCCACAGCAGAATATGGACCTTTCAGGTACACAGAGAAGCAGTCTGCCTTCAGGATGCTTTGACTCCTCTAACTCAGAAACGCTAATGGAAATAGATACAGTTGAACAGTCCCTCATTGCTGTGCTTAATTCAGCAGACGGTCCGAATGCCAGTGCCGAGAGCGCTGGTGCATCTGACCTCACCCCAGATAATCCCCCCATGGAAGTGGAACCATCGAAATGTGGCCCTTCATCTGAAATGTCGAGGAATTACATTTCCACTCAGAATCTACAGCTCCCAGAAAGTAACGTGGAAATGTCTGGAACAAACAGAGACTGTGGGAATTACTCCCCGTCTTTAAGTGTCTGTGGCAGTTGTCAGCCCCCTGTGGAGTCAGCAGAGGAGTCTTGCTCCTCTTTAACAGCAGCCTTGAAGGAACTTCATGGACTGTTGGTCATTAGTAGCaaaccagcttcagaaaacacatCTGAAGAAGTTAGCTGTCAATCAGAAATCATAACTGAGGTCCTTTCTGAAAGGTGGATCCAAAGTGAGCATCTTACAGCTACCCAGAATGAGCAGTGttcccaagtctccttccatgagGCCAGCTCTGTATCATTGAAGACAGAAATACTAACAGCAACTTCAGCTGGCACTGGAATAGAAGCTGTAGAAAAGATTAACTTTAAGGGTCCAGGTGATGGCCTATTAACTGACAAGGAAGGTGTCCCCAAGTCTAAGGAATCAGTAAATGAGAGCAATTCTGTCATACTAGCCTCAGCTAAAATGTCTGATCAATCACACTGCACTTTGGGTGTGGAAGTTTCACCCAAACTTGTAGCAGGTGAGGAGGATGCACTCACTCAGACATCAGAGCAAACTAAGTCCGTGTCAGATTTCATATTGGTTAAAGatttgggtcagggcacacagcatcCAGTGACAGACAGGCCTGAGAGCAGAGAAGACTCCTGTCCTGAAGCTGCAGGACCACTTCTTGAATTTGAGCCACCTGCCAGCTATCCATCCAGTCCCTCCACTCTTCCACCATTGATGTTTCCTGCTGCAGACATTGACCGGATTCTCCGAGCCGGCTTTACTTTGCAGGAAGCCCTTGCGGCTTTGCAACaagctggtggaaatgcagacctTGCGCTGCTTCTTCTGCTAGCAAAGAACATTGTAGTTCCTACGTAA
- the DDI2 gene encoding protein DDI1 homolog 2 isoform X1 yields MLLTVYCVRRDLSEVTFSLQVDADFELHNFRALCELESGIPAAESQIVYAERPLTDNHRSLASYGLKDGDVVILRQKENADPRPSVQFPNLPRIDFRSIAVPGTSSSRQRQPPATQQPRSSPGDIASSPQALDNPALLRDMLLANPHELSLLKERNPPLADALLSGDLEKFSRVLVEQQQDRARREQERIRLFSADPFDLEAQAKIEEDIRQQNIEENMTIAMEEAPESFGQVVMLYINCKVNGHPVKAFVDSGAQMTIMSQACAERCNIMRLVDRRWAGIAKGVGTQKIIGRVHLAQVQIEGDFLACSFSILEEQPMDMLLGLDMLKRHQCSIDLKKNVLVIGTTGSQTTFLPEGELPECARLAYGAGREEVRPEEIADQELAEALQKSVQDAEKSGEETTSLGMPSLPTSDGFDHLARPSGQSPEIGNPVGLAHSVSASVCPIKPSDPDSIEPQAVKALNTSSGFQITSEKKEHLSRLGVSGCASPVDSAPADQTALPLQNSPEEAPAMDNPETSPAEGCTQGLRSCLHTRQGGSVTASGMQEPQRFLGGKGRHPGCQSLSQVNGLQQHKEPGNEQHEVVQQNVPHDQEHLCNTGDLELLGDRQQNQLQSVHVEATMKGEGPQQNMDLSGTQRSSLPSGCFDSSNSETLMEIDTVEQSLIAVLNSADGPNASAESAGASDLTPDNPPMEVEPSKCGPSSEMSRNYISTQNLQLPESNVEMSGTNRDCGNYSPSLSVCGSCQPPVESAEESCSSLTAALKELHGLLVISSKPASENTSEEVSCQSEIITEVLSERWIQSEHLTATQNEQCSQVSFHEASSVSLKTEILTATSAGTGIEAVEKINFKGPGDGLLTDKEGVPKSKESVNESNSVILASAKMSDQSHCTLGVEVSPKLVAGEEDALTQTSEQTKSVSDFILVKDLGQGTQHPVTDRPESREDSCPEAAGPLLEFEPPASYPSSPSTLPPLMFPAADIDRILRAGFTLQEALAALQQAGGNADLALLLLLAKNIVVPT; encoded by the exons ACTTACCCCGAATAGACTTCCGTAGTATAGCTGTGCCCGGCACGTCGAGCTCCCGGCAGCGGCAGCCCCCAGCCACACAACAGCCCCGCTCCTCTCCCGGCGACATAGCTTCCTCTCCTCAGGCCTTGGACAACCCAGCCTTGCTTCGAGACATGCTGCTGGCCAACCCCCATGAGCTGTCCTTGCTGAAGGAGCGCAACCCTCCGCTGGCGGATGCTTTGCTCAGTGGAGACCTTG AGAAATTTTCTAGGGTCCTGGTGGAGCAGCAGCAGGACCGAGCGcggagagagcaagaaaggatTCGTCTCTTTTCTGCTGACCCTTTTGATCTTGAAGCTCAGGCCAAAATAGAAGAAGATATAAG GCAACAGAACATTGAGGAAAACATGACGATAGCTATGGAAGAAGCTCCGGAAAGTTTTGGCCAAGTAGTGATGCTTTATATTAACTGCAAAGTGAATGGACATCCTGTGAAAGCCTTTGTTGACTCAG GTGCCCAGATGACTATTATGAGCCAAGCTTGTGCAGAAAGGTGTAATATAATGAGGCTGGTGGATCGTCGGTGGGCAGGAATCGCCAAAGGAGTGGGCACCCAGAAGATTATTGGAAGGGTACATCTAG CTCAGGTTCAGATTGAAGGTGATTTCCTGGCCTGTTCCTTCTCTATACTTGAGGAGCAGCCCATGGACATGCTTCTGGGACTGGACATGCTGAAACGACATCAG TGTTCCATTGACCTCAAGAAAAATGTCCTCGTGATTGGCACCACGGGCTCACAGACCACCTTCCTTCCCGAGGGAGAGCTACCAGAGTGTGCCCGGCTGGCGTATGGGGCTGGGCGAGAAGAGGTGCGGCCAGAGGAGATCGCGGACCAGGAATTAGCAGAAGCGCTTCAAAAATCTGTACAGGATGCAG AGAAAAGTGGTGAAGAAACTACCTCACTGGGAATGCCATCGTTACCAACTTCAGATGGATTTGACCATCTGGCCCGTCCTTCAGGACAGAGTCCTGAGATTGGTAATCCTGTGGGCCTGGCTCACTCTGTCTCGGCTTCAGTCTGCCCTATCAAGCCCAGTGACCCAGACAGCATCGAACCTCAAGCTGTGAAGGCTTTGAATACTTCCTCTGGATTCCAGATAACCTCTGAAAAGAAAGAACATCTTTCCCGACTGGGTGTTTCTGGCTGTGCCTCTCCAGTGGACAGTGCTCCAGCAGACCAGACGGCGCTGCCTTTGCAGAACTCACCCGAGGAAGCCCCAGCTATGGATAACCCAGAGACATCTCCTGCTGAAGGatgcacccagggcctcagatCCTGTCTCCACACAAGACAGGGAGGTTCTGTCACAGCCTCTGGGATGCAAGAACCACAGAGGTTTCTAGGTGGAAAGGGTCGGCATCCAGGATGTCAGAGTCTGAGTCAAGTGAATGGCCTTCAGCAGCACAAGGAACCAGGGAATGAACAGCATGAAGTTGTACAACAGAATGTGCCACATGACCAAGAACATCTTTGTAACACCGGGGACCTTGAACTTCTTGGAGACAGGCAGCAGAATCAGCTACAAAGTGTTCATGTGGAAGCTACAATGAAAGGAGAGGGGCCACAGCAGAATATGGACCTTTCAGGTACACAGAGAAGCAGTCTGCCTTCAGGATGCTTTGACTCCTCTAACTCAGAAACGCTAATGGAAATAGATACAGTTGAACAGTCCCTCATTGCTGTGCTTAATTCAGCAGACGGTCCGAATGCCAGTGCCGAGAGCGCTGGTGCATCTGACCTCACCCCAGATAATCCCCCCATGGAAGTGGAACCATCGAAATGTGGCCCTTCATCTGAAATGTCGAGGAATTACATTTCCACTCAGAATCTACAGCTCCCAGAAAGTAACGTGGAAATGTCTGGAACAAACAGAGACTGTGGGAATTACTCCCCGTCTTTAAGTGTCTGTGGCAGTTGTCAGCCCCCTGTGGAGTCAGCAGAGGAGTCTTGCTCCTCTTTAACAGCAGCCTTGAAGGAACTTCATGGACTGTTGGTCATTAGTAGCaaaccagcttcagaaaacacatCTGAAGAAGTTAGCTGTCAATCAGAAATCATAACTGAGGTCCTTTCTGAAAGGTGGATCCAAAGTGAGCATCTTACAGCTACCCAGAATGAGCAGTGttcccaagtctccttccatgagGCCAGCTCTGTATCATTGAAGACAGAAATACTAACAGCAACTTCAGCTGGCACTGGAATAGAAGCTGTAGAAAAGATTAACTTTAAGGGTCCAGGTGATGGCCTATTAACTGACAAGGAAGGTGTCCCCAAGTCTAAGGAATCAGTAAATGAGAGCAATTCTGTCATACTAGCCTCAGCTAAAATGTCTGATCAATCACACTGCACTTTGGGTGTGGAAGTTTCACCCAAACTTGTAGCAGGTGAGGAGGATGCACTCACTCAGACATCAGAGCAAACTAAGTCCGTGTCAGATTTCATATTGGTTAAAGatttgggtcagggcacacagcatcCAGTGACAGACAGGCCTGAGAGCAGAGAAGACTCCTGTCCTGAAGCTGCAGGACCACTTCTTGAATTTGAGCCACCTGCCAGCTATCCATCCAGTCCCTCCACTCTTCCACCATTGATGTTTCCTGCTGCAGACATTGACCGGATTCTCCGAGCCGGCTTTACTTTGCAGGAAGCCCTTGCGGCTTTGCAACaagctggtggaaatgcagacctTGCGCTGCTTCTTCTGCTAGCAAAGAACATTGTAGTTCCTACGTAA
- the DDI2 gene encoding protein DDI1 homolog 2 isoform X3, whose translation MDMLLGLDMLKRHQCSIDLKKNVLVIGTTGSQTTFLPEGELPECARLAYGAGREEVRPEEIADQELAEALQKSVQDAEKSGEETTSLGMPSLPTSDGFDHLARPSGQSPEIGNPVGLAHSVSASVCPIKPSDPDSIEPQAVKALNTSSGFQITSEKKEHLSRLGVSGCASPVDSAPADQTALPLQNSPEEAPAMDNPETSPAEGCTQGLRSCLHTRQGGSVTASGMQEPQRFLGGKGRHPGCQSLSQVNGLQQHKEPGNEQHEVVQQNVPHDQEHLCNTGDLELLGDRQQNQLQSVHVEATMKGEGPQQNMDLSGTQRSSLPSGCFDSSNSETLMEIDTVEQSLIAVLNSADGPNASAESAGASDLTPDNPPMEVEPSKCGPSSEMSRNYISTQNLQLPESNVEMSGTNRDCGNYSPSLSVCGSCQPPVESAEESCSSLTAALKELHGLLVISSKPASENTSEEVSCQSEIITEVLSERWIQSEHLTATQNEQCSQVSFHEASSVSLKTEILTATSAGTGIEAVEKINFKGPGDGLLTDKEGVPKSKESVNESNSVILASAKMSDQSHCTLGVEVSPKLVAGEEDALTQTSEQTKSVSDFILVKDLGQGTQHPVTDRPESREDSCPEAAGPLLEFEPPASYPSSPSTLPPLMFPAADIDRILRAGFTLQEALAALQQAGGNADLALLLLLAKNIVVPT comes from the exons ATGGACATGCTTCTGGGACTGGACATGCTGAAACGACATCAG TGTTCCATTGACCTCAAGAAAAATGTCCTCGTGATTGGCACCACGGGCTCACAGACCACCTTCCTTCCCGAGGGAGAGCTACCAGAGTGTGCCCGGCTGGCGTATGGGGCTGGGCGAGAAGAGGTGCGGCCAGAGGAGATCGCGGACCAGGAATTAGCAGAAGCGCTTCAAAAATCTGTACAGGATGCAG AGAAAAGTGGTGAAGAAACTACCTCACTGGGAATGCCATCGTTACCAACTTCAGATGGATTTGACCATCTGGCCCGTCCTTCAGGACAGAGTCCTGAGATTGGTAATCCTGTGGGCCTGGCTCACTCTGTCTCGGCTTCAGTCTGCCCTATCAAGCCCAGTGACCCAGACAGCATCGAACCTCAAGCTGTGAAGGCTTTGAATACTTCCTCTGGATTCCAGATAACCTCTGAAAAGAAAGAACATCTTTCCCGACTGGGTGTTTCTGGCTGTGCCTCTCCAGTGGACAGTGCTCCAGCAGACCAGACGGCGCTGCCTTTGCAGAACTCACCCGAGGAAGCCCCAGCTATGGATAACCCAGAGACATCTCCTGCTGAAGGatgcacccagggcctcagatCCTGTCTCCACACAAGACAGGGAGGTTCTGTCACAGCCTCTGGGATGCAAGAACCACAGAGGTTTCTAGGTGGAAAGGGTCGGCATCCAGGATGTCAGAGTCTGAGTCAAGTGAATGGCCTTCAGCAGCACAAGGAACCAGGGAATGAACAGCATGAAGTTGTACAACAGAATGTGCCACATGACCAAGAACATCTTTGTAACACCGGGGACCTTGAACTTCTTGGAGACAGGCAGCAGAATCAGCTACAAAGTGTTCATGTGGAAGCTACAATGAAAGGAGAGGGGCCACAGCAGAATATGGACCTTTCAGGTACACAGAGAAGCAGTCTGCCTTCAGGATGCTTTGACTCCTCTAACTCAGAAACGCTAATGGAAATAGATACAGTTGAACAGTCCCTCATTGCTGTGCTTAATTCAGCAGACGGTCCGAATGCCAGTGCCGAGAGCGCTGGTGCATCTGACCTCACCCCAGATAATCCCCCCATGGAAGTGGAACCATCGAAATGTGGCCCTTCATCTGAAATGTCGAGGAATTACATTTCCACTCAGAATCTACAGCTCCCAGAAAGTAACGTGGAAATGTCTGGAACAAACAGAGACTGTGGGAATTACTCCCCGTCTTTAAGTGTCTGTGGCAGTTGTCAGCCCCCTGTGGAGTCAGCAGAGGAGTCTTGCTCCTCTTTAACAGCAGCCTTGAAGGAACTTCATGGACTGTTGGTCATTAGTAGCaaaccagcttcagaaaacacatCTGAAGAAGTTAGCTGTCAATCAGAAATCATAACTGAGGTCCTTTCTGAAAGGTGGATCCAAAGTGAGCATCTTACAGCTACCCAGAATGAGCAGTGttcccaagtctccttccatgagGCCAGCTCTGTATCATTGAAGACAGAAATACTAACAGCAACTTCAGCTGGCACTGGAATAGAAGCTGTAGAAAAGATTAACTTTAAGGGTCCAGGTGATGGCCTATTAACTGACAAGGAAGGTGTCCCCAAGTCTAAGGAATCAGTAAATGAGAGCAATTCTGTCATACTAGCCTCAGCTAAAATGTCTGATCAATCACACTGCACTTTGGGTGTGGAAGTTTCACCCAAACTTGTAGCAGGTGAGGAGGATGCACTCACTCAGACATCAGAGCAAACTAAGTCCGTGTCAGATTTCATATTGGTTAAAGatttgggtcagggcacacagcatcCAGTGACAGACAGGCCTGAGAGCAGAGAAGACTCCTGTCCTGAAGCTGCAGGACCACTTCTTGAATTTGAGCCACCTGCCAGCTATCCATCCAGTCCCTCCACTCTTCCACCATTGATGTTTCCTGCTGCAGACATTGACCGGATTCTCCGAGCCGGCTTTACTTTGCAGGAAGCCCTTGCGGCTTTGCAACaagctggtggaaatgcagacctTGCGCTGCTTCTTCTGCTAGCAAAGAACATTGTAGTTCCTACGTAA
- the DDI2 gene encoding protein DDI1 homolog 2 isoform X4, with product MPSLPTSDGFDHLARPSGQSPEIGNPVGLAHSVSASVCPIKPSDPDSIEPQAVKALNTSSGFQITSEKKEHLSRLGVSGCASPVDSAPADQTALPLQNSPEEAPAMDNPETSPAEGCTQGLRSCLHTRQGGSVTASGMQEPQRFLGGKGRHPGCQSLSQVNGLQQHKEPGNEQHEVVQQNVPHDQEHLCNTGDLELLGDRQQNQLQSVHVEATMKGEGPQQNMDLSGTQRSSLPSGCFDSSNSETLMEIDTVEQSLIAVLNSADGPNASAESAGASDLTPDNPPMEVEPSKCGPSSEMSRNYISTQNLQLPESNVEMSGTNRDCGNYSPSLSVCGSCQPPVESAEESCSSLTAALKELHGLLVISSKPASENTSEEVSCQSEIITEVLSERWIQSEHLTATQNEQCSQVSFHEASSVSLKTEILTATSAGTGIEAVEKINFKGPGDGLLTDKEGVPKSKESVNESNSVILASAKMSDQSHCTLGVEVSPKLVAGEEDALTQTSEQTKSVSDFILVKDLGQGTQHPVTDRPESREDSCPEAAGPLLEFEPPASYPSSPSTLPPLMFPAADIDRILRAGFTLQEALAALQQAGGNADLALLLLLAKNIVVPT from the coding sequence ATGCCATCGTTACCAACTTCAGATGGATTTGACCATCTGGCCCGTCCTTCAGGACAGAGTCCTGAGATTGGTAATCCTGTGGGCCTGGCTCACTCTGTCTCGGCTTCAGTCTGCCCTATCAAGCCCAGTGACCCAGACAGCATCGAACCTCAAGCTGTGAAGGCTTTGAATACTTCCTCTGGATTCCAGATAACCTCTGAAAAGAAAGAACATCTTTCCCGACTGGGTGTTTCTGGCTGTGCCTCTCCAGTGGACAGTGCTCCAGCAGACCAGACGGCGCTGCCTTTGCAGAACTCACCCGAGGAAGCCCCAGCTATGGATAACCCAGAGACATCTCCTGCTGAAGGatgcacccagggcctcagatCCTGTCTCCACACAAGACAGGGAGGTTCTGTCACAGCCTCTGGGATGCAAGAACCACAGAGGTTTCTAGGTGGAAAGGGTCGGCATCCAGGATGTCAGAGTCTGAGTCAAGTGAATGGCCTTCAGCAGCACAAGGAACCAGGGAATGAACAGCATGAAGTTGTACAACAGAATGTGCCACATGACCAAGAACATCTTTGTAACACCGGGGACCTTGAACTTCTTGGAGACAGGCAGCAGAATCAGCTACAAAGTGTTCATGTGGAAGCTACAATGAAAGGAGAGGGGCCACAGCAGAATATGGACCTTTCAGGTACACAGAGAAGCAGTCTGCCTTCAGGATGCTTTGACTCCTCTAACTCAGAAACGCTAATGGAAATAGATACAGTTGAACAGTCCCTCATTGCTGTGCTTAATTCAGCAGACGGTCCGAATGCCAGTGCCGAGAGCGCTGGTGCATCTGACCTCACCCCAGATAATCCCCCCATGGAAGTGGAACCATCGAAATGTGGCCCTTCATCTGAAATGTCGAGGAATTACATTTCCACTCAGAATCTACAGCTCCCAGAAAGTAACGTGGAAATGTCTGGAACAAACAGAGACTGTGGGAATTACTCCCCGTCTTTAAGTGTCTGTGGCAGTTGTCAGCCCCCTGTGGAGTCAGCAGAGGAGTCTTGCTCCTCTTTAACAGCAGCCTTGAAGGAACTTCATGGACTGTTGGTCATTAGTAGCaaaccagcttcagaaaacacatCTGAAGAAGTTAGCTGTCAATCAGAAATCATAACTGAGGTCCTTTCTGAAAGGTGGATCCAAAGTGAGCATCTTACAGCTACCCAGAATGAGCAGTGttcccaagtctccttccatgagGCCAGCTCTGTATCATTGAAGACAGAAATACTAACAGCAACTTCAGCTGGCACTGGAATAGAAGCTGTAGAAAAGATTAACTTTAAGGGTCCAGGTGATGGCCTATTAACTGACAAGGAAGGTGTCCCCAAGTCTAAGGAATCAGTAAATGAGAGCAATTCTGTCATACTAGCCTCAGCTAAAATGTCTGATCAATCACACTGCACTTTGGGTGTGGAAGTTTCACCCAAACTTGTAGCAGGTGAGGAGGATGCACTCACTCAGACATCAGAGCAAACTAAGTCCGTGTCAGATTTCATATTGGTTAAAGatttgggtcagggcacacagcatcCAGTGACAGACAGGCCTGAGAGCAGAGAAGACTCCTGTCCTGAAGCTGCAGGACCACTTCTTGAATTTGAGCCACCTGCCAGCTATCCATCCAGTCCCTCCACTCTTCCACCATTGATGTTTCCTGCTGCAGACATTGACCGGATTCTCCGAGCCGGCTTTACTTTGCAGGAAGCCCTTGCGGCTTTGCAACaagctggtggaaatgcagacctTGCGCTGCTTCTTCTGCTAGCAAAGAACATTGTAGTTCCTACGTAA